The Halarchaeum grantii nucleotide sequence CGTATGAGCATCCTTGAGGACGCGCGGGCCGTCGTGGAGAACGGCCCGGTCTGCGACGCCTGTCTCGGCCGGCAGTTCGCCGACCGGAGCTTCGGGCTGACGAACGAGGAGCGCGGACGGGCGCTCAGAGTGAGCGTCGAGCTCGACGACGACGACCCGCACGACCCCGTCGAGACGGAGGCGTGCTGGGTCTGCGAGGGGCTGTGCGCGACGTTCGACGAGTGGGCGGAGCGCGCGGCGAGCGGCGTCAGCGACGTGGAGTTCGCGACCTATCAGGTGGGGACGCGCGCGCCGCCGCTCGTCGAGGAGAACGAGACGCTGCTGCGCGAGAGCGCGGGCCTCGACGACGACGGCGGCGAGCCGTTCAAGGCGGAGTTCAACCGCGAGGTCGGCAAGCGCGTCGGGCACCTCACGGACACCGAGGTGGACTTCGAGCGCCCGGACGTCCTCTTCGTCCTCGACGTCGCCGACGAGTCCGTGGACGTGCAGGTGAACCCGGCGTTCGTCTACGGCCGCTATCGGAAGCTCTCGCGGGAGATTCCCCAGACTGAGTGGCCGTGCCGGGAGTGCAACGGCACCGGGCGGCGCGCGGGCGAGCCCTGCATCCACTGCGACGGCACGGGCTACATGTACGCCGAATCCGTCGAGCAACTCGTCTCGCCCCCGATTCTGGAGGCGATGGACGGCGACGACTCCTCGTTCCACGGCGCCGGCCGGGAGGACATCGACGCGAAGATGCTCGGGACGGGTCGACCGTTCGTCGTCGAGGTGAAACACCCCCGGGCGCGCTTCCCGGACGTCGACGCCCTCGAAGCCGAGGTCAACGAGCACGCGGACGGGAAGGTCGAGGTCGAGGGCCTGCGCCTCGCGACCTACGACATGGTCGAGCGCGTGAAGGAGCTCGACGCGTCGAAGACGTACCGTGCGCGCGTGCAGTTCGACGCGCCGGTCGACGAGGCGGCCTTCGAGACGGCGCTCGACTCCCTCGACGGCGCGACCATCGAGCAGAACACGCCCGAGCGCGTCTCGCATCGCCGCGCGGCGAAGACCCGTATCCGTGAGGCCTACGCGGTGTCGGGCGAGCTCGAGGACGAGACGCACGCGACCGTCGAGATCCACGGCGAGGGCGGCCTCTACATCAAGGAACTCGTCTCGAGCGACGAGGGGCGGACGGAGCCGTCGCTCGCCGGTCTGCTCGGGACCGCGTGTCACGTGATGGAACTCGACGTGCTCGCCGTCGAGGGCGAGGACGAGCCCTTCGGGGACCCGGATTTCTTCGTCGAGTCGGACGGATGACGCGGCGCTTCGGCGTGGACGAGGCCGGGAAGGGCCCGGTTCTGGGGTCGATGTTCGCGGCCGCCGTCGTCTGCGACCCCGAGGAGTTGCCGGACGGAATCGGGGACTCGAAGACGCTCGCGCCCGCGCGCCGCGAGGCGCTCGACGAGCGGATTCGGGCAGTTGCGGACGTCGGCGTCGCCGAGGTCGGCGTCGAGCGCATCGACGACCCGGCGACCGACATGAACACGCTGACCGTGGCGGCGCACGCCGACGCCCTCGGGCGGGTCGCGACGGACGGCCTCGCGGGCGTCGTGGACGGCGGGGACGTGGACGCCGCGCGCTTCGGGCGCCGCGTCGCCGAGCGCGTGGACGCCGACATCGACCTCGTGGCCGAGCACGGCGCGGACGGCGCGCACGCCATCGTGGGCGCGGCGAGCATCGTCGCGAAAGTGGCGCGCGACCGACACGTCGAGGCCATCGCCGAAGCGCACGCGGGCTACGACGTCGGGAGCGGCTACCCGAGCGACCCCGCGACGCGCGAGTTCCTCCGCGCCTACGTCGCCGAGACCGGCGGCCTCCCCGACTGCGCGCGCGAGTCGTGGGCGACGTGCGACGACGTCCTCGCGGCCGCCGAGCAGTCCGCGCTCGAGGAGTTCTGAGCGCTTATGTGTCGCCCGCGCGACCGTGCGGACGGAATGGGAGTCGAGCGATACGAGTCGCCGGACGCGGAGACGGTCGCGGACGTCGTCTCCACCGCGCTCCACGAGGGCGCGGTGGTGACGGCCGAGGTGGCGTGCGAGGTGGAGTACGACGGCCGGACGAGCGGCTACCTCGGCCCGGGCGACCGCCTCGTCGTCGCGAAACCGGACGGCACGCTACTGGTCCATCAGCCGACGAAGCACAAGCCCGTGAACTGGATGCCGACCGGCGGGACGATCGTCACCTCCGTCGCGGAGACGGCGGACGAACCCGTCATCGTCGCGCGGCGCTCGAACCCCCGCGAGCGCGTGGAGGTGCGCGTCCGCGAGACGTACGGCCTCACCCGCTTCGACGCCGCCGACGCCGCCGAGTACGAGGAGTCCGGCACCGAGGCGGAGATGCACGAGTACATCGAGGCCCACCCCGAGGAGCTGGAGGACGGCCTCCGCATCGTCGAGCACGAGCGCGAGACGAAGTACGGCTTCATCGACTTCTACGCCGTCGACGCCGAGGGCACGCCCGTCGTCGTCGAGGTGAAGCGCGTGCAGGCGACGCTCAACCACTTCGACCAGCTGAAGCGCTACGTCTCGCTCTACGAGGACACCGGCGACGTCCGTGGCCTGCTCGTCGCTCCGTCGGCGTCGGAGCGCGTCGAGCGGGCGTGTCGCGACGCCGGGCTCGAGTTCGTCGCGCTCCCTGAGTTCGAAACGGACGCCACGCTCGGGAACGCGACGCTCACGGACTTCGACTGAGCGCCCACCGGGACGCACCGACGACCGCGCGGTCGACGCTCCACGCGAGACCGGCGAGGGTGAGTCGGGCACCGACGACGGCGCCGCGCGCGTCCCGCGTCGCGGCGAGGTCGAGGAGGGCGTCACGGCTCGCGCGGTACACCTCGTCGTACGTGTCGGAGGATAGGCGGAACGTGAGCGACGGCCGAGAAAAGGAAGGGGTGCGCTACTTGCCCTCGTCGGTGAGGAGGTAGCGCAGGATGTCGCCGTAGGCGGGCCGCGTGATGAGCACGCCGATGAGGACGCCGAGGATGGTGACGAGCGCGAACCCGCGGAGGTCACCGAGCGAGAGGAACGCGAGCGGACTCATCGCGATGATGGTGGTCGCGGCGGCGCCGCCGATGATCCAGAACGCCTTCCGGAAGCGACTCTGGAAGACGCGCTCGGAGGACACCTCTTGGGTCGTCACCTCGTCGGCGATGATGACGAGGTCGTCCACCCCCGTCCCAATGACCGCGATGAACCCCGCGATGTGCGAGAGGTTCAACGAGAGACCGACGAGCGAGCTGAACCCGAGGAGGATGGCGACCTCACTGAGCGCGGTGACAAGCATCGGGAGCGCGACCTTCGCGCGGCCGTAGCGGAGGTAGACGACGAGGCTGACCGCGAGCGCGGCGATGAGGCCCGTGAGGAAGCTGAGGGGCTTGAAGCGCTCGGCGAGCGACGCGTCGATGCTGTAGATGGTGCCCGAGTCGATGTTGAGGGGCGCGGGCAGCGCACCCGCGCGGAGGTCGACGGCGACCTGGCGGGCCTCACTCATCGAGTTCGTCTGGAGGACGAACGTCTTCGTCTGCTGGAAGTCGCCGCTCTCGATGGAGTTCGCGAGGTCTTGTCCCATGCCGGCGGAGTAGACGACGTTGCCGTCACGGACGTTCAGCAGGCAGTACTGCTCGCCGGGCGTGCCGTTCGGGTACCGGCAGCTCGAGATGCCGGCACTCGAGGTGTAGCCGTACGCCTGCATGTCGTCCGCGAAGGACTGCGCGGCGCTGTCCGTGAGCGTGATGGGGACGACGGGGACGCCGCGCTGCGTCGTCGGGTCGTTGATCTGCGAGGCCTGTAGCTGATCGTTCGAGAGGACGGTGTCGTTCACCTGCGCGCTCCCGTTCGCGGGGTGGTAGGCGACGATACGGACGTTCCCGCGACTGCTGACGAGTTCGCGGACCTGCGAGACGTTCGTGTTCGGCGCCTCGACGACGATGTAGTGTTCGCCGGAGGGCGTCGACTGCGCGGTGACCTCGGCGCCGGAGAAGCCGAGCGAGTTCACCTTATACGAGAGCGTCTCGATGATGTCGTCGCGGGTCGCCTGCGTGACGCCGTCGCGAACGTCATCGGCGCTCACGGAGAGACCGGCGCTCGTGAGGGCGCTCCGGAACTGCGACTGGGTGACGTTCGTGAACACCTCGGCGGTGCCGGCGGAGTTGTTGTAGAGGCGGAGCTGAACGTCGGAGGCGGTCGTGGACGAGAGGTTCGCGGCGATGGTCTCCCGGAGTTCGTTCTGCGCCTGCTGGTCGGTGGGGACGTCGACGTTCTCGGCCGTGAGGCCGAC carries:
- a CDS encoding tRNA pseudouridine(54/55) synthase Pus10, whose product is MSILEDARAVVENGPVCDACLGRQFADRSFGLTNEERGRALRVSVELDDDDPHDPVETEACWVCEGLCATFDEWAERAASGVSDVEFATYQVGTRAPPLVEENETLLRESAGLDDDGGEPFKAEFNREVGKRVGHLTDTEVDFERPDVLFVLDVADESVDVQVNPAFVYGRYRKLSREIPQTEWPCRECNGTGRRAGEPCIHCDGTGYMYAESVEQLVSPPILEAMDGDDSSFHGAGREDIDAKMLGTGRPFVVEVKHPRARFPDVDALEAEVNEHADGKVEVEGLRLATYDMVERVKELDASKTYRARVQFDAPVDEAAFETALDSLDGATIEQNTPERVSHRRAAKTRIREAYAVSGELEDETHATVEIHGEGGLYIKELVSSDEGRTEPSLAGLLGTACHVMELDVLAVEGEDEPFGDPDFFVESDG
- the rnhB gene encoding ribonuclease HII; its protein translation is MTRRFGVDEAGKGPVLGSMFAAAVVCDPEELPDGIGDSKTLAPARREALDERIRAVADVGVAEVGVERIDDPATDMNTLTVAAHADALGRVATDGLAGVVDGGDVDAARFGRRVAERVDADIDLVAEHGADGAHAIVGAASIVAKVARDRHVEAIAEAHAGYDVGSGYPSDPATREFLRAYVAETGGLPDCARESWATCDDVLAAAEQSALEEF
- the nucS gene encoding endonuclease NucS; the encoded protein is MGVERYESPDAETVADVVSTALHEGAVVTAEVACEVEYDGRTSGYLGPGDRLVVAKPDGTLLVHQPTKHKPVNWMPTGGTIVTSVAETADEPVIVARRSNPRERVEVRVRETYGLTRFDAADAAEYEESGTEAEMHEYIEAHPEELEDGLRIVEHERETKYGFIDFYAVDAEGTPVVVEVKRVQATLNHFDQLKRYVSLYEDTGDVRGLLVAPSASERVERACRDAGLEFVALPEFETDATLGNATLTDFD
- a CDS encoding preprotein translocase subunit SecD — protein: MAPSIRDNWRVALLVVLLVGSLGAVFVPGAAPVTGSAGNAATQGATNLQYGLQLSGGTRVRAPVVGLTAENVDVPTDQQAQNELRETIAANLSSTTASDVQLRLYNNSAGTAEVFTNVTQSQFRSALTSAGLSVSADDVRDGVTQATRDDIIETLSYKVNSLGFSGAEVTAQSTPSGEHYIVVEAPNTNVSQVRELVSSRGNVRIVAYHPANGSAQVNDTVLSNDQLQASQINDPTTQRGVPVVPITLTDSAAQSFADDMQAYGYTSSAGISSCRYPNGTPGEQYCLLNVRDGNVVYSAGMGQDLANSIESGDFQQTKTFVLQTNSMSEARQVAVDLRAGALPAPLNIDSGTIYSIDASLAERFKPLSFLTGLIAALAVSLVVYLRYGRAKVALPMLVTALSEVAILLGFSSLVGLSLNLSHIAGFIAVIGTGVDDLVIIADEVTTQEVSSERVFQSRFRKAFWIIGGAAATTIIAMSPLAFLSLGDLRGFALVTILGVLIGVLITRPAYGDILRYLLTDEGK